The Geotalea uraniireducens Rf4 genome window below encodes:
- a CDS encoding GntR family transcriptional regulator: MKKNIDKHLTLRERILETIRDAIMSGSMKPGEKVAEPELAERFGISRTPIREAFRQLESEGYLTVIPRKGAVVASFSPRDVEEFYAIKSILEGYAARRACEKLTPRELDKLSAINDKLRHLADEGDIKHFFKVHNDFHELFIKSANNEKLHDMINSLVKKFQRLRVASLSKPGRMHVSVDEHDKIIEAFRNKDGGLAEKLVRKNAEYGGIVLMQSSPGSPPLKPAEKTAAKHLDL, encoded by the coding sequence ATGAAAAAGAACATCGACAAACATCTCACCCTGAGGGAACGGATACTGGAAACCATCCGCGACGCCATCATGAGCGGGTCGATGAAACCGGGAGAAAAAGTCGCCGAGCCGGAACTTGCCGAACGTTTCGGCATCAGCAGGACCCCCATCAGGGAAGCATTCCGGCAACTGGAGTCGGAGGGTTACCTGACGGTCATTCCCCGCAAGGGGGCGGTGGTCGCCTCTTTCTCTCCGCGCGACGTGGAGGAGTTTTACGCCATAAAAAGCATCCTGGAGGGGTACGCGGCACGCAGGGCCTGCGAAAAATTAACCCCGCGGGAACTGGACAAGCTGTCGGCCATCAACGACAAATTGCGCCACCTTGCCGATGAAGGGGACATCAAGCATTTTTTCAAGGTGCATAACGACTTTCACGAACTGTTCATAAAATCGGCCAACAATGAAAAGCTCCACGACATGATAAACAGCCTGGTGAAAAAATTCCAGCGGCTGCGCGTCGCCTCCCTGAGCAAACCGGGAAGGATGCATGTGTCGGTGGACGAGCACGATAAGATAATCGAGGCATTTCGCAACAAGGACGGCGGCCTGGCGGAAAAGCTGGTCCGTAAAAATGCCGAATACGGCGGCATTGTCCTGATGCAGAGCAGCCCGGGAAGCCCCCCGCTGAAACCCGCGGAAAAAACGGCGGCCAAGCATCTCGATCTTTAG
- a CDS encoding sugar phosphate isomerase/epimerase family protein encodes MHNTVFAHIPYPHLSRNLDYLIADRINPEVFFSGDALDAVIPEQLAAEAEALAANGLKCTIHAPFMDLNPGSVVRQIRDITLQSFNDVLDAAAILRPEVIVFHPGYDRWRYGDNKDAWLQYSIDSWQSVLERAERIGCIVAVENIFEEEPSTLQALLEAVDSPRFRHCFDVGHWNLFRKVGLEEWFATLGNYIAETHIHDNFGLRDEHAPLGEGNIDFPLFFTLMERYAPQAAWTIEAHSREKLERALHNLQKYASA; translated from the coding sequence ATGCATAATACGGTTTTTGCCCATATCCCCTATCCGCATCTTTCCCGGAACCTGGATTACCTGATTGCCGACAGGATCAATCCGGAGGTATTTTTCTCCGGCGATGCCCTGGATGCGGTGATTCCCGAACAACTGGCGGCGGAAGCAGAGGCCCTTGCGGCAAACGGCCTGAAATGCACCATCCATGCTCCGTTCATGGATCTCAACCCGGGTTCGGTGGTCCGGCAGATTCGGGACATCACCCTGCAAAGCTTCAACGATGTGCTGGACGCGGCCGCCATTCTCAGGCCGGAGGTGATCGTCTTTCACCCCGGCTATGACCGCTGGCGCTATGGGGACAACAAGGATGCGTGGCTGCAATACAGCATCGATTCGTGGCAGTCGGTGCTGGAGCGTGCCGAGCGGATCGGCTGCATCGTGGCCGTCGAGAACATCTTCGAAGAGGAGCCGTCCACCCTTCAGGCGCTGTTAGAGGCAGTGGACTCCCCTCGTTTCCGCCACTGTTTCGATGTGGGGCACTGGAATCTCTTCAGGAAAGTGGGGCTGGAGGAATGGTTCGCCACTCTGGGGAACTACATCGCCGAAACCCATATCCACGACAACTTTGGTTTGCGTGACGAGCATGCCCCGCTCGGGGAGGGGAACATCGACTTCCCCCTCTTCTTCACCCTCATGGAGCGATACGCCCCCCAGGCCGCCTGGACCATCGAGGCGCACAGCAGGGAAAAGCTGGAACGAGCCCTCCATAATCTGCAGAAATACGCTTCAGCGTAG
- a CDS encoding potassium channel family protein, translating into MDPVRHLKISIFVLGLLVSLGTVGYMGIEGWRFLDALYMTVITLGTVGFREVHELSDSGKLFTMLLIVFGVSVLGYIVGSLAQIMFEGQFQRIIGRKKVEKKIEALKDHYIICGFGRIGALICKEFAAKPIPFVVVEKDPQVVERLEQDSYLFLRGNATDDETLLKAGIKNAKGLISVVTSDTENVYITLTARGLNPDLYILARSGEEGSEIKLKRAGANKVVSPYVIGGTRMAQAILRPNVVDFIEIATGREFLELQMEEILIPPQSAFVGENLASSGFRKETGVIIIGIKKTSGKMVFNPESHSHLEARDTLIVLGEPGAIQKLEELVNCEKCADAVINKHRKEPHHHA; encoded by the coding sequence ATGGATCCGGTTCGCCACCTTAAAATATCCATATTCGTGCTTGGCCTGCTGGTCTCCCTCGGTACCGTCGGTTACATGGGGATCGAGGGGTGGCGTTTTCTCGATGCCCTCTACATGACCGTCATCACCCTCGGCACAGTCGGGTTCAGAGAGGTTCACGAGCTGAGCGACAGCGGCAAGCTCTTCACCATGCTGCTGATCGTCTTCGGCGTCAGTGTGCTCGGCTACATCGTCGGCAGTCTTGCCCAGATCATGTTCGAAGGGCAGTTCCAGCGGATTATCGGGAGGAAAAAGGTGGAAAAAAAGATCGAGGCACTAAAGGACCATTACATAATCTGCGGCTTCGGCAGGATCGGCGCACTGATCTGCAAGGAATTCGCTGCCAAGCCGATCCCATTTGTGGTGGTGGAAAAGGACCCGCAGGTGGTGGAAAGGCTGGAGCAGGACAGCTACCTGTTTCTCAGGGGAAACGCCACGGACGATGAGACACTGCTCAAGGCAGGGATCAAAAATGCCAAGGGGCTGATCTCGGTGGTCACCTCCGATACGGAGAACGTTTACATCACCCTGACCGCCCGCGGACTAAACCCCGACCTCTACATCCTCGCCCGTTCCGGGGAGGAAGGATCGGAAATCAAGCTGAAACGGGCAGGCGCCAACAAGGTTGTCTCCCCTTACGTGATCGGCGGCACCCGCATGGCCCAGGCGATACTCCGCCCCAACGTGGTGGACTTCATCGAGATAGCCACGGGCCGGGAATTTCTGGAACTGCAGATGGAAGAGATCCTCATCCCGCCCCAATCCGCTTTTGTCGGCGAGAACCTGGCCAGCTCCGGTTTTCGCAAGGAGACCGGCGTCATCATCATCGGCATCAAGAAGACATCGGGGAAGATGGTTTTCAACCCCGAATCCCACAGCCATTTGGAGGCGCGGGACACCCTCATCGTCCTCGGCGAGCCTGGCGCAATCCAGAAGCTGGAAGAGTTGGTCAACTGCGAAAAATGCGCCGATGCAGTCATAAACAAACACAGAAAAGAGCCGCATCACCATGCATAA